The Pecten maximus chromosome 11, xPecMax1.1, whole genome shotgun sequence genome has a segment encoding these proteins:
- the LOC117337646 gene encoding zinc finger protein 341-like, with product MAQTFLEPFSVSGMDCQTAVAVQSLLESTVSEASPIDEDDVFQCGKCKKQFTSLGAFVNHKQSRCVAQKTLQQMTNAICSAVNTVPVSSSLIQNVNKGPQLIQTSYTPQTSITQLPQNMVLTDDLMSFANVDTSAIQLQASTLQSAGPFLSQVANFTSRSPNNVTILSPVTTSLPSSGSAFTSTVHSTNQIHLQPVQQQITLTTLPEKPIAPNMGNIAKPSPTKAGRKSAQASLVTVVSADSLVKLKRSKNGNMVLDEKKKLRCNYCDKTFAKNFDLNQHVRAHTGEKPFQCIVCGRAFAQKSNVKKHMATHKVWPAGAGSTLPNQPSPLLIEEDEPPLESSLDPPPSQELNQNQLMTHEDSLAHITDVPQVVVMDNNPIVDPTVVDPCGLQQSGQMLEEKPPDDAENTKVKVVVDNSYLCQYCCAKFRTYFQLKTHMVHHKDQQVYKCVVKECHDTFKDLDSFLEHIKSHEEDMTYRCHMCNKFFPTLYDLGVHQYTHSLYPNQGIKPGPRHFQCTKCMNKYSTPEALEHHLATSTHNHSCPHCEKTFTCERYLRRHLPSHGSEGQFQCPTCNKRFKGEHYLKMHMLIHSGEKPFQCDVCSASFNRKDKLKRHMLIHDSNKRYRCPFKALTGCQKEFNRPDKLKSHILTHSGIKPYKCRECGRSFGRKPHLREHERGHRADFKFKCETCGKGFFRPKLFHDHKCHPLKPGQAHVFKPRNKRKVGRPKKRVPSETDGVKVENTMTLDNKEEKSSTAPDAMGDAHNVIVQKEKARNESGGIYVNEQLVAGMNEQEQGGELSTVPEKRISRSNNITPSGKKPEFCVKVSAPPPVPPPVAPRYVTVHIQNNNTATGQDIQTHLMPHPSQQLVSHQHGTNTNMQPITIIEAQHVPMHLPMMTGLDNNTVEPITMQMATVSGAESLAQSVAAVGGVVSELIPVAVAMQDNPDSMVATQVVVTSNGANDHGYITCPTHLDDYGPSDGDLVLQGTDNFLKAHADMYQSAQQ from the exons ATGGCGCAAACGTTTTTGGAGCCCTTTTCAG TGTCTGGGATGGATTGTCAGACTGCAGTGGCAGTTCAGTCATTGTTGGAGTCTACAGTTAGTGAAGCTTCACCAA TTGACGAAGATGATGTCTTTCAATGTGGAAAGTGTAAAAAACAGTTCACATCTCTTGGTGCCTTTGTAAACCACAAACAGAGTCGATGTGTTGCTCAGAAAACCCTTCAGCAGATGACCAATGCTATCTGTAGTGCTGTCaatactgtacctgtatcatcaAGCTTAATCCAAAACGTCAACAAAGGGCCTCAACTCATACAG ACGTCTTACACACCACAGACCTCCATCACCCAGCTTCCACAGAATATGGTCCTCACTGATGATCTCATGTCTTTTGCCAATGTAGATACATCAGCCATTCAACTG cAAGCCTCCACTTTACAGTCCGCTGGCCCATTTCTATCTCAGGTTGCAAATTTCACTTCAAGGTCACCAAACAATGTTACCATTCTTAGTCCTGTGACCACATCACTGCCCTCTAGTGGCTCCGCCTTCACCAGCACAGTCCATTCCACCAATCAGATTCACCTGCAGCCAGTGCAGCAACAAATCACTTTGACAACTCTCCCCGAGAAACCTATAGCCCCTAATATGGGAAACATTGCTAAACCTAGTCCGACTAAGGCTG GAAGAAAATCAGCCCAAGCTAGCCTTGTAACAGTTGTTTCAGCTGATTCACTAGTAAAGCTCAAACGCAGTAAAAATGGCAACATGGTGTTGGATGAGAAGAAGAAACTTCGTTGTAACTACTGTGATAAAACATTTGCTAAGAACTTTGATCTTAACCAACATGTGCGAGCACACACAGGAGAAAAACCCTTCCAGTGTATTGTTTGTGGACGAGCCTTCGCACAGAAATCTAACGTCAAAAAACATATGGCAACACATAAG GTATGGCCAGCAGGTGCAGGATCCACCCTGCCAAACCAGCCATCACCACTGTTGATAGAGGAAGATGAGCCTCCTCTTGAATCTTCGCTAGATCCACCTCCATCTCAGGAATTGAACCAGAACCAACTTATGACCCATGAAGATTCTCTTGCTCATATCACTGATGTTCCACAGGTGGTCGTCATGGATAACAATCCTATTGTGGATCCAACAGTTGTTGATCCATGTGGATTACAACAATCTGGACAAATGTTGGAAGAAAAG CCACCAGATGATGCAGAGAATACCAAGGTAAAGGTTGTTGTAGACAATTCTTACCTGTGTCAATACTGTTGTGCTAAGTTCAGGACTTATTTCCAGCTCAAGACGCATATGGTTCATCATAAGGATCAGCAG gtgTACAAGTGTGTGGTGAAGGAATGCCATGATACCTTTAAAGACCTGGATTCATTCTTAGAGCACATCAAGTCGCATGAGGAAGACATGACCTACAGGTGTCATATGTGCAACAAGTTCTTCCCGACCTTGTACGACCTTGGTGTCCATCAGTACACTCACAGCCTTTACCCTAATCAGGGGATCAAACCTGGGCCGCG GCATTTTCAATGCACGAAGTGTATGAACAAGTACTCCACTCCAGAAGCCTTAGAACACCACTTGGCAACCTCTACTCACAATCACTCCTGCCCACACTGTGAGAAAACATTCACCTGTGAGAGATACCTGAGGCGCCATCTTCCCTCCCATGGATCTGAAG GACAGTTCCAGTGTCCAACATGTAACAAGAGGTTTAAGGGAGAGCATTACCTTAAAATGCACATGTTGATACATAGTGGGGAGAAACCTTTCCAGTGTGATGTTTGTTCTGCTTCATTTAACCGGAAAGACAAACTCAAACGGCACATGCTAATACATGACTCAAACAAACGTTATAGGTGTCCTTTCAAAGCCCTCACAG gatGTCAGAAGGAATTTAATCGTCCAGACAAGCTGAAGTCTCACATTCTCACCCATAGTGGAATAAAGCCCTACAAGTGTCGAGAGTGTGGTCGGTCATTTGGTCGGAAACCACATTTAAGAGAGCATGAACGTGGACATAGAGCAGACTTTAAATTCAAATGTGAAACATGTGGAAAAGGATTTTTCCGGCCTAAACTTTTTCATGATCATAAATGTCACCCATTAAAGCCTGGCCAGGCCCATGTATTTAAGCCTCGAAACAAAAGGAAAGTAGGCCGTCCGAAGAAAAGAGTTCCTTCTGAAACTGATGGTGTTAAGGTTGAAAATACCATGACGCTAGACAATAAAGAGGAAAAATCATCTACAGCACCTGATGCTATGGGAGATGCACACAATGTGATTGTTCAGAAGGAAAAAGCAAGGAATGAATCTGGTGGTATTTATGTGAATGAGCAGCTAGTGGCAGGTATGAATGAGCAGGAACAGGGAGGAGAACTATCAACCGTTCCAGAAAAGCGTATTTCACGAAGCAATAACATAACACCATCAGGCAAAAAACCTGAATTTTGTGTAAAAGTGAGTGCTCCTCCTCCCGTTCCCCCTCCAGTGGCGCCTAGgtatgttactgtacacatacaGAACAATAACACCGCCACCGGGCAGGACATTCAGACACACCTAATGCCTCACCCCTCCCAACAACTTGTCTCTCACCAACATGGAACCAACACCAACATGCAGCCCATCACCATTATAGAGGCCCAGCATGTCCCGATGCACCTGCCTATGATGACAGGCCTGGACAACAACACTGTAGAGCCCATCACAATGCAAATGGCCACTGTCAGTGGTGCTGAATCTCTAGCACAGAGTGTGGCTGCTGTAGGCGGTGTTGTAAGTGAACTGATTCCTGTGGCAGTTGCCATGCAGGACAATCCAGACTCAATGGTGGCCACCCAGGTGGTTGTCACATCCAATGGGGCAAATGACCATGGCTACATCACTTGTCCTACCCACCTGGATGACTACGGACCATCAGACGGGGATCTAGTGTTACAGGGAACAGATAATTTTCTCAAAGCTCATGCTGACATGTATCAATCTGCTCAACAGTAA